In Pyrus communis chromosome 1, drPyrComm1.1, whole genome shotgun sequence, the following are encoded in one genomic region:
- the LOC137711675 gene encoding transcription factor bHLH80-like, producing MQRAAGGSSGGEVSRGGGGLGRFSSAPATWLEALLEEDEEDPLKPTQCLTELLADNTPCTTVDPALYEAADGYLSRQHSSPADFNVGGGGSGGYFSGFGIPGHLDLASSSSLSPNSSSSSANKRVREQHQFSSDSHVKVEEGGLEDSVSCRVRAKRGCATHPRSIAERVRRTRISDRIRKLQELVPNMDKQTNTADMLDEAVEYVKFLQKQIQELLEDQRRCKCIAKE from the exons ATGCAACGGGCAGCCGGCGGAAGCAGTGGCGGCGAAGTGAGTCGAGGAGGAGGCGGACTCGGGCGGTTCAGCTCCGCCCCAGCCACATGGTTAGAAGCGCTGCTTGAAGAGGACGAAGAGGACCCACTGAAGCCCACCCAGTGCTTGACTGAGCTTCTTGCTGACAACACACCTTGTACGACGGTGGATCCAGCGTTGTATGAGGCTGCAGATGGGTATCTTAGTCGTCAGCATAGCTCACCCGCTGATTTTAATGTCGGCGGTGGCGGGTCGGGGGGATATTTCTCGGGGTTTGGAATTCCGGGCCACCTCGACCTTGCGTCGTCGTCGTCGTTGTCCCCAAACAGCTCTTCTTCCTCTGCTAATAAGAGGGTTCGGGAGCAGCACCAGTTTTCCTCCGACTCACATGTg AAAGTGGAGGAAGGTGGGTTGGAGGATTCGGTGAGTTGCAGGGTGAGGGCCAAGCGTGGTTGTGCTACACATCCCAGGAGCATTGCTGAAAGG GTCCGGAGGACTAGGATCAGTGACCGCATAAGGAAGCTACAAGAGCTGGTGCCCAACATGGATAAG CAAACTAATACTGCCGATATGTTAGACGAGGCAGTGGAGTATGTGAAGTTTCTTCAGAAGCAGATTCAG GAACTTTTGGAGGATCAACGCAGGTGCAAATGCATAGCTAAGGAATGA
- the LOC137710671 gene encoding 26S proteasome non-ATPase regulatory subunit 1 homolog A-like gives MATLVSSAGGLLAMLNESHPLLKLHALSNLNNLVDNFWPEISTSVPIIESLYEDEEFDQHQRQLAALLVSKVFYYLGELNDSLSYALGASALFDVSEDSDYVHTLLAKAIDEYASLKSKAAESSTEAANVDPRLEAIVERMLNKCIMDGKYHQAMGIAIECRRLDILEEAITKSDNVHGTLSYCINVSHSFVNLREYRCEVLRLLVNVYQKLPSPDYLSICQCLMFLDEPEGVASILEKLLRSENKDDALLAYQVAFDLIENEHQAFLLSVRNRLSPPKPQPSEAAQPEASEAATNESSAPEDVQMTDGGSTSNVSVLEDPKEVIYSERLTKIKGILSGEMSIQLTLQFLYSHNKSDLLILKTIKQSVEMRNSVCHSATIYANAIMHAGTTVDTFLRENLDWLSRATNWAKFSATAGLGVIHRGHLQQGRSLMAPYLPQGGAGGGGGSPYSEGGALYALGLIHANHGGGIKEFLRDSLRNTNVEVIQHGACLGLGLSALGTADEEIYDDIKNVLYTDSAVAGEAAGISIGLLMVGTASEKASEMLVYAHETQHEKIIRGLALGIALTVYGREEEADTLIEQMTRDQDPILRYGGMYALALAYSGTANNKAIRQLLHFAVSDVSDDVRRTAVLALGFVLYSEPEQTPRIVSLLSESYNPHVRYGAALAVGISCAGTGLSEAISLLEPLTSDVVDFVRQGALIAMAMVMVQISEASDSRVGVFRRQLEKIILDKHEDTMSKMGAILASGILDAGGRNVTIRLLSKTKHDKVTAVVGLAVFSQYWYWYPLIYFISLAFSPTALIGLNSDLKVPKFEFMSHAKPSLFEYPKPTTVPTATSAVKLPTAVLSTSAKASKAKAKKEADQKANAGKLSGVEASSSRANTEKGKSSEKGGDSMQVDGQAEKKSEPEPSFEILTNPARVVPSQEKYVKFLEESRYVPIKLAPSGFVLLKDLRPTEPEVLSLTDTPSSTASAAGGVSATGQQDSASTMAVDEEPHPPQPFEYTSNQ, from the exons ATGGCGACTCTGGTGAGCTCGGCCGGTGGGCTACTAGCGATGCTGAACGAGTCCCATCCTTTGCTCAAGCTCCACGCTTTGTCCAACCTCAACAACTTGGTCGACAACTTTTGGCCCGAGATCTCCACCAGCGTCCCCATcat AGAAAGTTTGTATGAAGATGAAGAGTTTGATCAACATCAAAGACAACTGGCGGCGTTGCTTGTGTCAAAG GTTTTCTATTATTTGGGTGAACTTAATGATTCACTCTCCTATGCCCTTGGAGCTAGTGCGTTATTTGACGTGTCAGAGGATTCTGATTATGTCCATACTCTTCTag CTAAAGCTATAGACGAATATGCCAGTCTTAAGTCTAAGGCAGCAGAATCAAGTACTGAAGCAGCAAATGTGGATCCTAGATTGGAGGCAATTGTAGAGAGAATGCTGAATAA GTGTATCATGGATGGAAAGTATCACCAGGCTATGGGGATTGCAATTGAATGCCGAAGATTGGATATACTTGAGGAAGCAATCACAAAAAGTGATAATGTGCATGGAACTTTGTCATATTGCATAAATGTCTCTCATTCCTTTGTTAATCTTAGAGAATATAGATGTGAG GTACTTCGTCTTCTGGTAAATGTGTATCAGAAACTGCCTTCTCCAGATTACTTAAGCATTTGTCAGTGTCTCATGTTCTTAGATGAACCTGAAGGTGTTGCAAGCATATTGGAAAAGCTTTTGCGTTCTGAAAACAAGGACGATGCGCTCTTGGCATATCAAGTAGCCTTTGATCTCATAGAGAATGAACACCAAGCTTTTCTCTTAAGTGTGAGAAATCGCCTCTCACCTCCCAAGCCTCAGCCATCAGAAGCTGCGCAGCCAGAAGCCAGTGAAGCTGCAACAAATGAAAGTTCTGCTCCTGAGGATGTTCAAATGACAGATGGAGGTTCTACTTCTAATGTGAGCGTGCTTGAAGATCCAAAAGAAGTGATCTATTCTGAGAGgctaacaaaaattaaaggaatttTGTCTGGCGAGATGTCAATACAGTTGACTCTACAATTTTTGTACAGTCATAACAA GTCTGATCTTCTTATTCTGAAGACAATAAAGCAGTCTGTTGAGATGAGAAATAGTGTATGCCATAGTGCAACTATTTATGCTAATGCAATTATGCATGCTGGAACGACTGTGGACACATTTCTTAGGGAGAATCTG GACTGGTTGAGCAGAGCCACAAATTGGGCAAAATTCAGTGCGACAGCAGGGTTAGGTGTTATTCACAGAGGCCACTTGCAGCAAGGAAGATCTCTGATGGCACCTTACTTGCCTCAGGGTGGTGctggtggtggcggcggcagTCCGTACTCAGAAGGCGGTGCTCTGTATGCTTTGGGTCTTATTCATGCCAACCATGGCGGGGGCATCAAAGAATTCCTCCGTGATAGCCTACGTAATACCAATGTAGAG GTTATTCAACATGGTGCATGCTTAGGTCTTGGCTTATCAGCTTTAGGAACTGCTGACGAAGAGATCTATGATGACATTAAAAATGTGCTGTATACTGACAGTGCTGTTGCGGGTGAAGCTGCTGGGATTAGTATAGGTTTGCTTATGGTTGGAACTGCAAGTGAGAAGGCTAGTGAGATGCTTGTTTATGCACATGAGACACAACATGAAAAGATCATCAG GGGGTTAGCATTGGGAATTGCCTTGACAGTAtatggaagagaagaagaagcagacaCGCTAATTGAGCAGATGACAAGGGATCAAGATCCTATACTACGTTATGGTGGTATGTATGCTTTGGCATTGGCCTACAGTGGGACAGCAAACAACAAAGCCATTCGTCAGCTGCTGCATTTTGCTGTGTCTGATGTGAGTGATGATGTTAGGAGGACTGCTGTTCTAGCACTTGGGTTTGTGTTGTACTCTGAGCCAGAGCAG ACGCCGAGAATTGTCTCCCTGCTATCTGAGTCTTACAACCCGCATGTTCGTTATGGTGCTGCTCTTGCAGTAGGCATTTCCTGTGCTGGTACTGGCTTGAGTGAGGCCATATCTTTGCTAGAGCCTCTAACTTCAGATGTTGTTGATTTTGTGCGCCAAGGTGCTCTCATTGCAATGGCTATGGTCATGGTCCAGATAAGTGAAGCCAGTGATTCTCGTGTAGGAGTTTTCAG GCGGCAATTGGAGAAAATTATTCTTGATAAGCATGAGGACACCATGAGCAAAATGGGAGCAATCTTGGCCTCTGGAATTCTCGATGCTGGTGGAAGGAACGTGACCATAAGATTACTTTCTAAGACAAAACATGATAAGGTCACCGCAGTTGTCGGCCTTGCTGTTTTCAGCCAGTATTGGTATTGGTATCCCCTCATTTATTTCATAAGCTTGGCATTCTCACCAACAGCTTTGATAGGACTGAACTCTGACCTGAAAGTGCCGAAGTTTGAGTTCATGTCACATGCAAAACCTTCGCTGTTTGAATATCCTAAACCGACCACTGTGCCAACTGCCACATCGGCTGTAAAACTCCCCACTGCTGTATTGTCAACGTCAGCAAAGGCCAGCAAAGCTAAGGCCAAGAAAGAAGCAGACCAGAAGGCAAATGCTGGAAAATTATCCGGGGTGGAGGCTTCATCTTCCAGAGCAAATACtgagaaaggaaaatcaagTGAGAAGGGTGGGGATTCAATGCAG GTTGATGGCCAAGCGGAAAAGAAATCAGAGCCTGAGCCTTCTTTTGAGATATTAACGAACCCTGCTAGGGTGGTTCCTTCTCAGGAGAAATATGTCAAATTTCTGGAAGAAAGTAGATACGTGCCAATTAAGTTAGCACCTTCGGGATTTGTTCTCTTGAAAGACCTGCGACCTACTGAGCCCGAGGTGCTTTCACTTACCGACACTCCGTCTTCTACAGCATCTGCAGCTGGTGGTGTATCAGCAACCGGACAGCAGGATTCTGCATCGACCATGGCTGTTGATGAGGAACCTCACCCACCTCAGCCTTTTGAATACACTTCTAATCAATGA
- the LOC137739853 gene encoding UDP-glycosyltransferase 88F3: protein MGDAIVLYAAPGMGHIVSMVELGKLIVHRYGPHKLSITILYTCGSVVDTTSIPAYIRRISHSHPSISFRQFPRVTNKITPNISGAAIMFDFIRQNDPHVRRALQEISKSAAVRAFVIDLFCTSALPIGKEFNIPTYYFHTSGAAVLAAFLYFPKIDEQTTDSFKDLRDTVFEFPGWKSPLKAIHMVEPVLDRNDPAYSDMIYFCSHLPKSNGIVVNTFEELEPPTILQAIAGGLCVPDGPTPPVYYVGPLIDEEKELSNDAAAAEEEDCLSWLDKQPSRSVLFLCFGSRGSFPAVQLKEIANGLEASGQRFMWVVKKPPLEEKTKQVHGVDDFDLEAVLPEGFLERTADRGMVMKSWAPQVVVLKKESVGGFVTHCGWNSVLEAVVAGVPMIAWPLYAEQHMNRNVLVTDMEMAIGVEQRDEEDGFVNAEEVERRVRELMESEGGRLLRERCKKMGEMALAALGETGSSTRNLVNFVSSIT, encoded by the coding sequence ATGGGAGACGCCATTGTGCTGTACGCAGCTCCGGGGATGGGGCACATCGTCTCCATGGTGGAGCTGGGCAAGCTCATCGTCCACCGCTACGGCCCCCACAAATTATCCATCACCATTCTCTACACCTGCGGCAGCGTTGTCGACACCACTAGCATCCCCGCCTACATCCGCCGCATCTCCCATTCCCACCCTTCCATTTCCTTCCGCCAATTCCCTCGCGTCACCAATAAAATTACCCCAAACATAAGCGGCGCCGCAATCATGTTCGACTTTATCCGCCAGAACGATCCCCACGTCCGCCGTGCCCTCCAAGAAATCTCTAAATCCGCCGCCGTTCGCGCTTTCGTCATCGACCTCTTCTGCACCTCCGCTCTTCCCATCGGGAAGGAATTCAACATCCCAACATACTACTTCCACACTTCTGGTGCCGCAGTTCTTGCTGCTTTTTTGTATTTTCCCAAGATCGATGAGCAAACCACCGACAGTTTCAAAGACCTCCGCGACACCGTTTTCGAATTCCCCGGATGGAAGTCCCCTCTGAAGGCTATACACATGGTCGAACCGGTGCTCGACCGGAACGACCCTGCTTATTCGGACATGATCTATTTCTGCTCACATCTTCCCAAATCCAACGGAATCGTCGTCAACACGTTCGAAGAGCTCGAGCCACCTACTATCCTCCAGGCGATTGCTGGAGGCCTGTGTGTTCCTGATGGGCCAACTCCGCCTGTGTACTACGTTGGTCCATTGATTGACGaagagaaagaattgagtaACGATGCAGCTGCGGCCGAGGAGGAGGACTGCTTGTCATGGCTCGATAAGCAGCCAAGTCGAAGCGTGCTGTTTCTCTGTTTCGGAAGCAGGGGATCCTTCCCGGCTGTTCAACTGAAGGAGATAGCGAACGGCTTGGAGGCGAGCGGGCAGAGGTTCATGTGGGTGGTGAAGAAGCCGCCGCTTGAAGAGAAAACAAAGCAGGTCCATGGAGTTGACGACTTTGATTTGGAGGCTGTGTTGCCAGAAGGGTTCTTGGAGAGGACGGCAGACAGGGGGATGGTAATGAAGTCATGGGCGCCGCAGGTGGTGGTGTTGAAGAAGGAATCAGTTGGTGGGTTCGTGACACATTGCGGATGGAACTCGGTACTGGAAGCAGTGGTTGCGGGGGTGCCGATGATTGCTTGGCCGCTTTACGCGGAGCAGCATATGAACAGGAATGTTCTGGTGACGGACATGGAAATGGCGATCGGGGTGGAGCAGAGAGATGAGGAAGATGGGTTCGTGAACGCGGAAGAAGTGGAGAGGAGAGTGAGGGAGTTGATGGAGTCGGAAGGAGGAAGATTGCTTCGAGAGAGGTGCAAGAAAATGGGGGAGATGGCTTTGGCTGCTTTGGGAGAGACTGGTTCGTCCACCAGAAACTTGGTCAACTTTGTTAGTAGCATTACATAA